A region of Betta splendens chromosome 13, fBetSpl5.4, whole genome shotgun sequence DNA encodes the following proteins:
- the sik2b gene encoding serine/threonine-protein kinase SIK2 isoform X2 — MVMADSVQKPLIRGPVRVGFYDIERTLGKGNFAVVKLARHRITKTEVAIKIIDKTQLDAVNLEKIYREVQIMKMLDHPHIIKLYQVMETKNMLYLVTEYAKNGEIFDYLAKHGRLSELEARRKFWQILSAVEYCHNRNIVHRDLKAENLLLDGHMNIKIADFGFGNFFQPGEPLATWCGSPPYAAPEVFEGQQYEGPQLDIWSMGVVLYVLVCGALPFDGPTLPVLRQRVLEGRFRIPYFMTEDCEHLIRRMLVLDPSKRLSVAQIKEHKWMALDVPVQRPVLYQQPLSAEGEAGVGEYSEQVLRLMHSLGIDQHKTIESLQNKSYNHFAAIYYLLVERLKAHRCSFPVEQRLDARQRRPSTIAEQTVVKSTSGSAQVGLLPQGVRLMRSPAVPQASSEAFTFPQTACPLEQNFMVEDVNTPKVNGCLLDPLPPPTVLRKSSTSTLSNMMETSIDEGIETEEPDTEDDPPHMLSAFQTSRFGQRRHTLSEVTNQPGPSNQGKLFTLGHNPSMGSMDSDIGHDMGSMHSDLGLLEDAPSLSEMIPANSPPPGISPTPFLSARPANPAMAALTSQHRETHNRSPISFREGRRASDTSLTQGLVAFRQHLQNLARTKGILDLNKVQMLVEQMGSREEAAMGPPGPQHHLHNLLETEPEEDVPAAAAAAGHGAAGLLQPDADSGGILPGGKPRS; from the exons ATGGTCATGGCTGACAGTGTCCAGAAACCGCTGATCCGGGGTCCGGTCCGTGTGGGCTTCTACGACATCGAGCGCACCCTGGGAAAGGGCAATTTCGCCGTGGTGAAGCTAGCCCGACACCGCATAACGAAGACCGAG GTGGCCATTAAGATCATCGACAAGAcccagctggatgctgtgaaCCTGGAGAAGATCTACCGGGAGGTTCAGATCATGAAAATGCTTGACCACCCACACATCATCAAGCTCTACCAG GTAATGGAGACGAAGAACATGCTTTACTTAGTCACGGAGTATGCCAAGAATGGGGAGATATTTG ACTACCTGGCGAAGCACGGGCGCCTCAGCGAGCTGGAGGCCAGGAGGAAGTTCTGGCAGATCCTTTCAGCAGTGGAGTATTGTCACAACCGTAACATTGTCCACAGGGACCTGAAGGCAGAGAATTTGCTGTTGGACGGCCACATGAACATTAAGATTGCAG ACTTTGGATTCGGGAACTTCTTCCAGCCTGGGGAACCTCTGGCCACATGGTGTGGCAGCCCGCCTTATGCTGCTCCAGAGGTCTTTGAGGGACAACAGTATGAAGGGCCACAGCTGGATATCTGG AGTATGGGGGTGGTGCTGTATGTGCTGGTGTGTGGGGCTTTGCCCTTTGATGGCCCCACGCTGCCTGTGCTCCGACAGAGAGTCCTAGAGGGGAGGTTTCGCATCCCCTACTTTATGACTGAAG ACTGCGAGCACCTGATCCGCAGGATGCTGGTCCTGGACCCGTCCAAGCGTCTGTCGGTGGCCCAGATCAAGGAGCACAAGTGGATGGCTCTGGACGTCCCCGTGCAGAGGCCCGTCCTGTACCAGCAGCCGCTGTCGGCCGAGGGCGAGGCGGGCGTGGGCGAGTACAGCGAGCAGGTCCTCCGTCTGATGCACAGCCTGGGCATCGACCAGCACAAGACTATAGAG TCCCTGCAGAACAAAAGCTACAACCACTTCGCTGCCATCTACTACCTGCTGGTGGAGCGGCTCAAGGCGCACCGCTGCAGCTTCCCCGTCGAACAGCGGCTGGACGCCCGGCAGCGGCGGCCCAGCACCATCGCGGAGCAGACCGTCGTTAAG TCGACCAGTGGTTCGGCCCAGGTGGGTTTGCTCCCTCAGGGAGTCCGTCTGATGCGCTCCCCAGCTGTGCCCCAGGCCTCCTCCGAGGCGTTCACCTTCCCTCAGACCGCGTGTCCCCTGGAGCAGAATTTCATGGTGGAGGACGTCAACACACCAAAA GTGAACGGctgcctgctggaccccctgcCTCCTCCCACTGTCCTCCGTAAGTCTTCCACTTCAACGCTGAGCAACATGATGGAGACATCGATCGATGAGGGGATTGAGACGGAGGAGCCCGACACAGAGGACGACCCGCCGCACATGCTCTCAGCCTTCCAGACGTCACGGTTTGGCCAGCGGCGGCACACGCTGTCCGAGGTCACCAACCAGCCTGGGCCTTCCAACCAAG GCAAACTGTTCACTCTCGGCCACAACCCCTCCATGGGCAGCATGGACTCGGACATTGGCCATGACATGGGCTCCATGCACAGCGACCTTGGGCTGCTGGAGGACGCTCCCTCCCTCAGTGAAATGATACCGGCCAACAGCCCTCCCCCCGGCATCAGCCCCACGCCTTTTCTGAGCGCCCGACCTGCTAACCCAGCAATGGCCGCCCTGACTTCCCAGCACAGAGAGACGCACAACCGCTCACCTATCAGCTTCAGAGAAGGACGCCGTGCCTCTGACACCTCCCTCACCCAAG GTCTGGTTGCATTTCGACAGCACCTCCAGAATCTGGCGAGGACCAAAGGCATCCTAGACCTGAACAAAGTCCAGATGCTGGTGGAGCAGATGGGctccagggaggaggctgcCATGGGCCCCCCGGGACCTCAGCACCACTTGCACAACCTTCTGGAA
- the laynb gene encoding layilin isoform X2, with product MGSEQKPQRKLLSIYCSESSLIHRKNTNDAEPKTQRQSGHVTYCQTICRSGTQRPCYKVSYIQDSRWRLTFEDAREACRSDGGELLSIETESEQRLIERFIQWLQPGDGDFWIGLYRSPRHHATGATSPGCPSQYYWLDGSKAKFRNWHPGEPQCKRGVCVVLYHQPSAAPERGRFLFQWDEDSCGSKNNFVCKYREEKAPQLADEGKTANTVPSLTPPLLPTTKSDERIKIEPPESSYNNVYVSYILYATVPALLLLMFAAAGFLCYKHHAKRRKTDADACPNRLDPRTTTVVPPCPVQGPYAFSDITKLPLAAPGDSTPVKYAVPSSQIPQCDHYENVSCTNGESGFVTNDIYEACRPQAGWVENEIYG from the exons ATGGGAAGTGAGCAGAAACCACAGCGGAAACTATTGTCTATTTACTGCAGTGAATCTTCTCTAATacacaggaaaaacacaaatgatgctgaacccaaaacacaaagacagtctGGTCATGTCACGTATT GCCAAACCATCTGCCGGAGCGGGACACAGCGGCCGTGCTACAAGGTGTCCTACATCCAGgacagcaggtggaggctgacGTTCGAGGACGCCAGGGAGGCCTGCAGGTCAGACGGGGGCGAGCTGCTCAGCATCGAAACAGAGAGCGAGCAGAGGCTGATAGAGCGCTTCATACagtggctgcagcctggagaCGGGGACTTCTGGATCGGCCTCTACCGCAGCCCACGGCACCACGCAACAGGGGCCACGAGCCCAGGCTGCCCCTCGCAGTACTATTGGCTGGACGGGAGCAAAGCCAAGTTCAG GAACTGGCATCCGGGGGAGCCGCAGTGCAAGCGAGGCGTGTGCGTGGTGCTGTACCACCAGCCGTCCGCAGCGCCTGAAAGAGGCCGCTTCCTGTTTCAGTGGGACGAGGACAGCTGCGGATCCAAGAACAACTTTGTCTGCAAATATCGAGAGG AAAAAGCACCACAATTGGCTGATGAAGGAAAGACTGCAAACACAG TTCCGTCTCTGACTCCGCCGTTACTTCCTACTACAAAAAGTGACGAAAGGATAAAAATAGAACCCCCTGAATCGTCAT ACAACAACGTGTATGTGTCCTACATCCTGTATGCAACGGTTcctgctctgctgttgctgATGTTTGCAGCTGCTGGGTTCCTCTGCTACAAACACCACGCTAAGAG GAGAAAGACAGACGCAGACGCCTGTCCGAACAGGTTGGACCCCCGGACGACGACAGTGGTTCCACCTTGTCCTGTACAGGGACCCTACGCCTTCAGTGACATAACCAAACTGCCTCTCGCGGCTCCGGGCGACAGCACGCCGGTAAAGTACGCGGTCCCTTCCTCCCAGATCCCTCAGTGTGACCATTACGAGAACGTTTCCTGCACGAACGGGGAGAGCGGCTTCGTAACCAACGACATCTACGAGGCCTGCAGGCCCCAGGCCGGCTGGGTGGAGAATGAGATCTATGGATGA
- the laynb gene encoding chondrolectin isoform X1, which yields MKQLAPRRSAHRYSREHVEMEFMTLLGAVLAVLFHPGSASKINGQTICRSGTQRPCYKVSYIQDSRWRLTFEDAREACRSDGGELLSIETESEQRLIERFIQWLQPGDGDFWIGLYRSPRHHATGATSPGCPSQYYWLDGSKAKFRNWHPGEPQCKRGVCVVLYHQPSAAPERGRFLFQWDEDSCGSKNNFVCKYREEKAPQLADEGKTANTVPSLTPPLLPTTKSDERIKIEPPESSYNNVYVSYILYATVPALLLLMFAAAGFLCYKHHAKRRKTDADACPNRLDPRTTTVVPPCPVQGPYAFSDITKLPLAAPGDSTPVKYAVPSSQIPQCDHYENVSCTNGESGFVTNDIYEACRPQAGWVENEIYG from the exons ATGAAGCAGCTGGCGCCGCGTCGCAGCGCGCATCGCTATTCAAGGGAACATGTGGAGATGGAGTTCATGACGCTGCTCGGCGCCGTTCTCGCCGTTCTGTTCCACCCTGGGTCCGCTTCTAAAATAAATG GCCAAACCATCTGCCGGAGCGGGACACAGCGGCCGTGCTACAAGGTGTCCTACATCCAGgacagcaggtggaggctgacGTTCGAGGACGCCAGGGAGGCCTGCAGGTCAGACGGGGGCGAGCTGCTCAGCATCGAAACAGAGAGCGAGCAGAGGCTGATAGAGCGCTTCATACagtggctgcagcctggagaCGGGGACTTCTGGATCGGCCTCTACCGCAGCCCACGGCACCACGCAACAGGGGCCACGAGCCCAGGCTGCCCCTCGCAGTACTATTGGCTGGACGGGAGCAAAGCCAAGTTCAG GAACTGGCATCCGGGGGAGCCGCAGTGCAAGCGAGGCGTGTGCGTGGTGCTGTACCACCAGCCGTCCGCAGCGCCTGAAAGAGGCCGCTTCCTGTTTCAGTGGGACGAGGACAGCTGCGGATCCAAGAACAACTTTGTCTGCAAATATCGAGAGG AAAAAGCACCACAATTGGCTGATGAAGGAAAGACTGCAAACACAG TTCCGTCTCTGACTCCGCCGTTACTTCCTACTACAAAAAGTGACGAAAGGATAAAAATAGAACCCCCTGAATCGTCAT ACAACAACGTGTATGTGTCCTACATCCTGTATGCAACGGTTcctgctctgctgttgctgATGTTTGCAGCTGCTGGGTTCCTCTGCTACAAACACCACGCTAAGAG GAGAAAGACAGACGCAGACGCCTGTCCGAACAGGTTGGACCCCCGGACGACGACAGTGGTTCCACCTTGTCCTGTACAGGGACCCTACGCCTTCAGTGACATAACCAAACTGCCTCTCGCGGCTCCGGGCGACAGCACGCCGGTAAAGTACGCGGTCCCTTCCTCCCAGATCCCTCAGTGTGACCATTACGAGAACGTTTCCTGCACGAACGGGGAGAGCGGCTTCGTAACCAACGACATCTACGAGGCCTGCAGGCCCCAGGCCGGCTGGGTGGAGAATGAGATCTATGGATGA